The Meiothermus sp. CFH 77666 genome has a segment encoding these proteins:
- the cas1e gene encoding type I-E CRISPR-associated endonuclease Cas1e, which yields MNYETRNLQELPKFRDGLSYLYLEHGRLEQQDQAVAFYTQEGVVSIPAAALGVLLLGPGTSVTHAAIRQLANNGCSVFWVGEEMVRFYASGMGETRSSAHLMRQVQAWADPKAHLEVVKRMYRMRFPEGLPADLTLEQIRGREGVRVRDTYARWSRETGVPWKGRNYNRGNWADADPINRALSAGAACLYGLCHAAIVSAGYSPALGFIHTGKQLSFVYDIADLYKAETLVPTAFTVVAESEQAVERRVRHALRDHLKRIKLLDRVVDDLHRLFDALELPDPYAADPALPGELWDPEGSVPGGTAYGSEEQD from the coding sequence ATGAATTACGAAACCCGCAACCTCCAGGAACTGCCCAAGTTCCGCGACGGGCTTTCGTACCTGTACCTCGAGCATGGCCGCCTCGAGCAGCAAGACCAGGCCGTAGCTTTCTACACGCAAGAGGGGGTGGTCTCCATCCCGGCCGCGGCCCTGGGGGTTCTGCTACTGGGGCCGGGCACTTCCGTTACCCATGCTGCTATCCGCCAGCTCGCCAACAACGGCTGTTCGGTGTTCTGGGTGGGCGAGGAGATGGTGCGGTTCTACGCCAGCGGCATGGGCGAAACCCGCAGCAGCGCCCACCTGATGCGCCAGGTGCAAGCCTGGGCCGACCCGAAAGCGCATCTGGAGGTAGTTAAGCGTATGTACCGCATGCGCTTTCCCGAAGGGCTACCTGCCGACCTAACCCTGGAGCAGATTCGGGGCCGCGAAGGGGTGCGCGTGCGCGATACCTACGCCCGCTGGAGCCGAGAAACGGGCGTGCCCTGGAAGGGCCGCAACTACAACCGGGGCAACTGGGCCGATGCCGACCCCATCAACCGCGCCCTTTCTGCCGGGGCTGCTTGCCTCTACGGGCTATGCCACGCCGCCATAGTTTCAGCAGGATACAGCCCTGCGCTGGGCTTCATCCACACTGGCAAACAGCTTTCCTTTGTGTACGACATTGCCGACCTCTACAAGGCCGAAACCCTGGTACCCACAGCTTTTACGGTGGTGGCCGAGTCGGAGCAGGCTGTAGAGCGACGTGTGCGCCATGCCCTGCGCGATCACCTCAAGCGCATCAAACTATTGGATCGTGTAGTGGACGACCTGCACCGCCTATTCGATGCCCTCGAGCTTCCCGACCCCTACGCTGCCGATCCGGCCCTACCGGGCGAACTTTGGGATCCGGAAGGCAGCGTACCAGGGGGCACAGCTTACGGTTCAGAAGAACAAGACTGA